From the genome of Candidatus Methylomirabilis limnetica:
TAAGGATGCGGACGGGACAGGTTATCGCCAGCGCACAGGAGGAACTCGCAGCAGCGAAGCGCACCCGCAAACGGCGGATTGTCTTCGTCGCCGTCGTTCTGGTGATTCTGATAGCGGCTCCCTCTGTGGGCGGAAAGAAGAGCCTCGTCAAGATCTTTCAGATGAGCAAAACCAGGACCGAGCTTCAGCAGGAGATCAGCCGGCTCAGGCAGATCAACGAAGAGATCACTCGGGAGATCCAGGCCCTCGCCCACAATCCGAGTCAGGTCGAGGCAATTGCTCGCGAGGATCTCGGACTGGTTAAGCCGGGCGAGATCGTTTACCAGTTCAGTTTGCAGAGGCCAACCACTGCTCTGCCAGCTCCCTCCCGTTGAGTTGCGATGCCAGCCTACAGCCTGAACACCTATTCAGGTAGATAGACTGTAGGAACGCGCACAGATGAGCCAGGCGTTTTTCTGAATGCGACGCGAAAACGATGGATACCGAAAAGGTTCCGAGCGCCTTGATTCGGTCCATGCGCAATGGCTAACAGCCTTCAGCCTAAACACCTGCGTAGTTACGTCTTATGTTCGGACCGGACTTTTGCGCTTGACATTGCTCGGCAGTTTTGTAAATCTGTACCCTCAGCGTGTGGCGTGTAGTTGGGGTAACGGTTAATGGTCTCATGGGTGTATCTCCTCGGTAGCGCGGTGCTCGGCTACTGAGGCGGATTCTCGATGCACTGCTCAGTCAACAATCGCAGGATATAAAGGAGAAGATGGCAGATGGCAGGAATGGCCGCGGTAGTAATAGGTATCCTTATGACACCGATAGGGGCTATCGGAGGGCTTGTTGCGCTTATAGCTCTTGGTCTTTTCGCTCGATGGGTCTTTAAGGATTAGCCACAGAAATAACGATTCCACACTCGAATCTTCCGCCTTGTCTCGTACGTAAGAGAGGATCGAAGGCCTGCAGGAGGGCCTTCGATCCTCTCCGTCCGGTCAAACCTCTCAGCATTGAAGAATCAGCGCCGTTCCGTAACTACTTAGGTAGATAGACTGTAATAACGCGCACGGATGAGCCAGGCGTTTTCTAAATGCGACGCGAACATGATGGAGACCGAAAAGGTTCTGGACGCCTTGATTCAGTCCGTGCGCAAAGACTAACAGTCTTCAACCTTCAGCCTAAAACACCTTGTAGTTACGCATCACGTTAGAACGTCACCAGCCGCTATCCGACGAGCGTTTTGACGCTCATTCTATCGCTTTTCCGCCCTGCTCGGCTCGTATGCATTAGTATCTGCGAGAAATTGGTTGCGACCACTCCTCTACTCCGCCAGAGGGGAGCGCCACTCATGTCTAATAACTGGCCCGTCGGTGCGCCAAAAGATCTTGCCAAAGGTTCACGATCCGACTATACTGAGTCATTAAAGTCAAGTGAATAGCGGGTCCACCGTTGATGATTAGCATTGTGTAGCGCCAAGGGGAGAGGCGACAGTGAAGCGCGTAAGCATACTTGGCTCAACAGGGACTATCGGGGTCAAGGCCCTGGCAATGATAGATCTGCACCGCGACTCCTTTGAGGTGGTGGCTCTTGCGGCCAGGGATAATATCGATCTTCTGGAACAGCAGATCAGGCGGTTCTCTCCCCGCATTGTTGCTGTCGGAACCTCTAAGAGTGCGACAATCCTGAAAGATCGGGTGAAAGATGTACCCGTTGAGATCGGGTGGGGGGACGAGGGGGTACTGAGCGTCGCCACGGCGGCAGAGGCAGACATTGTCCTCTCCGCGATAGTGGGCGCGGCTGGCCTGCTTCCGAGCCTCGCCGCCATCAAGGCGGGAAAGGACATTGCCCTCGCCACGAAGGAGATCATGGTCATGGCGGGGGAGCTGGTGATCGCCGAGGCCCGAGCACGGGGCGTTCGGATCCTTCCCGTCGATAGCGAACATTCGGCCATCTTCCAGTGCCTGGGAGGACAAAATAGCTGTGAGCACTTGAAGCGGGTGCTCCTGACCTCCTCGGGCGGACCGTTCCGTCAGCGCCCGAAAGGAAGCTTCGCGAGTATTACCCCGGAAGAGGCGCTGCAGCACCCGACATGGGTCATGGGGAAGAAGATTACCGTCGATTCGGCTACCCTCATGAATAAGGGGCTGGAAGTCATCGAAGCCAGTTGGCTCTTTTCCCTCACGCCGCAACAGATCGACGTAATTATTCACCCACAGAGCATTATCCATTCGATGGTGGAGTTCATGGACGGTTCGATCCTGGCTCAGATGGGGGTGACAGACATGGGGCTGCCGATCCTGTACGCCCTCTCGTACCCTGATCGGCTTCAGTCTCCACTACCGCCCCTCGACCTGAACGCCCTGTCGGCTTTGACCTTCGAACCGGTTGATCACGAAAGGTTCCCCTGCCTTGGATTCGCCTATCAGGCGCTCCAGGCCGGGGGGACCTATCCGGCCGTCCTCAACGCAGCCAACGAAGTGGCGGTGGACCTGTTTCTCTCCAGCCGGATCACTTTCCCTGACATTCCCGCCCTCATCGCCAAAACGATGGACAGCCACCAGGGTCGTAAGATCGATTCTCTTGAAGATGCTCTGGATGCCGATCGCGAGGCCAGACGGCTGGTCTTGGCGGCACTGCAAACCTAAGGTGAGGAGAAGGGCTTGTACGCTGGTATGATAGCCTTGGTAACTACGGCTGCCTTCAGCCTCTTTGATGTGGTAGATCCTCGACCGCTCCTTTCGCATCTCGACTCTCTCCTTTGGGCTGTCCTCGTCCTGGGTGGGCTCATCTTCATCCACGAGCTCGGCCACTTCCTGGTCGCCAAGCGGGCGGGGGTCAAGGTGTTAAAATTCTCCCTCGGTTTTGGCCCAAAAATTATCGGGATAACGCGGGGCGAGACCGAATATCTCCTATCCGCTATCCCGCTTGGCGGCTATGTCAAGATGCACGGTGAGGATCCCAAGGAAGAGGTGGCCGACCCGGAAAGATCGTTTTCCGCAAAATCGGTCGGGTGGCGCTCGCTGATCATCCTGGCCGGCCCTGGATCCAATCTTCTCCTTGCCGTCGCCATCTTCTGGGTTATCTTCACGATCAGTGGTGTCCCGGTCCCTTCTACCAGAATTGGCAAGATTTTGGAGGGATACCCAGCCCAGACCGCAGGACTGAAAACCGACGACAGAATCTTGGCAATCGACGGGAATCCGGTCGATAGCTGGGAAGACATACCAGCGAGGATTTCCAAGCGCGCCGGTCAACCTGTTCAGCTAACAGTAGAACGGGAAGGAACTAAGTTCGATGTCACTGTCCATCCGAAAATTGACAGAGTAAAGAGTATATTTGGAGAAGAAGAGGAAATTGGACGAATCGGGATTTCACAGGCCGAAAACATCGTTATGGCCAAAGCCAATCCGCTTAGCGCATTCGGCAGAGCGATCTCTCATACGTACGATCTCAGCCGCCTGATCCTGCTCACCTTTGTCAAGCTGATCCAGGGTGTTGTCCCGGCCAAGACGATTGGTGGACCGCTCCTGGTGGCGCAGATGGCCGGCCAGCAAGCGCGCCTGGGTATCTTGTATCTCCTGAACTTTACCGCCGTCCTATCCATTAACCTGGCAATCCTGAATCTGCTGCCGATCCCTATTCTGGATGGGGGGCACCTGCTCTTCTCGCTGATTGAAGCCGTTCGCGGTAAGCCAGTCAGCCTGCAGAAGCGAGAGATGGCTCAGCAGGTTGGAATGGCCATGTTGGTGGCCCTGATGATTTTTGCCTTCTACAACGATATCTTCCGCCTGCTTGGAA
Proteins encoded in this window:
- a CDS encoding FtsB family cell division protein encodes the protein MRTGQVIASAQEELAAAKRTRKRRIVFVAVVLVILIAAPSVGGKKSLVKIFQMSKTRTELQQEISRLRQINEEITREIQALAHNPSQVEAIAREDLGLVKPGEIVYQFSLQRPTTALPAPSR
- a CDS encoding 1-deoxy-D-xylulose-5-phosphate reductoisomerase; amino-acid sequence: MKRVSILGSTGTIGVKALAMIDLHRDSFEVVALAARDNIDLLEQQIRRFSPRIVAVGTSKSATILKDRVKDVPVEIGWGDEGVLSVATAAEADIVLSAIVGAAGLLPSLAAIKAGKDIALATKEIMVMAGELVIAEARARGVRILPVDSEHSAIFQCLGGQNSCEHLKRVLLTSSGGPFRQRPKGSFASITPEEALQHPTWVMGKKITVDSATLMNKGLEVIEASWLFSLTPQQIDVIIHPQSIIHSMVEFMDGSILAQMGVTDMGLPILYALSYPDRLQSPLPPLDLNALSALTFEPVDHERFPCLGFAYQALQAGGTYPAVLNAANEVAVDLFLSSRITFPDIPALIAKTMDSHQGRKIDSLEDALDADREARRLVLAALQT
- the rseP gene encoding RIP metalloprotease RseP, producing the protein MIALVTTAAFSLFDVVDPRPLLSHLDSLLWAVLVLGGLIFIHELGHFLVAKRAGVKVLKFSLGFGPKIIGITRGETEYLLSAIPLGGYVKMHGEDPKEEVADPERSFSAKSVGWRSLIILAGPGSNLLLAVAIFWVIFTISGVPVPSTRIGKILEGYPAQTAGLKTDDRILAIDGNPVDSWEDIPARISKRAGQPVQLTVEREGTKFDVTVHPKIDRVKSIFGEEEEIGRIGISQAENIVMAKANPLSAFGRAISHTYDLSRLILLTFVKLIQGVVPAKTIGGPLLVAQMAGQQARLGILYLLNFTAVLSINLAILNLLPIPILDGGHLLFSLIEAVRGKPVSLQKREMAQQVGMAMLVALMIFAFYNDIFRLLGKQ